A window of Diorhabda carinulata isolate Delta chromosome 7, icDioCari1.1, whole genome shotgun sequence contains these coding sequences:
- the LOC130896409 gene encoding uncharacterized protein LOC130896409 isoform X1 gives MVNVLMTNSNTISYYNGQKYNSILELAEKGKMHGAKRVLFFCVMTAILPTILIIIPLYLRHQVFADVIYPVAESDVLVITEGVSSIFCESLGLKMNSTFNAFQLPNKPNKSEKVKHIRLKKSMSLPDDTLEYWGFYLLKGSKVKLKICSRYVGARILVVRGDKNLNTCNIMKQNGKYGAKMDADSNKVIVSYQNEKPADFVGIIPNNDLEEEYNKAEEDMSDDNNGYGDLSLTRVRRKKSSHVNQYYEAQENDTYQQIGRVPKLRHSRKHLKEWQKKIDKLRRNLEENSIDRQKRDISALDAHIKHGGNARNASGLDVEESEMSVSSFETELLTCYDGKILLSRSFQPSRNCKNIEYLDESNRMITEHTIASDGYYYYIFYSDNDITINMMHAVFDIYKTTYGFKNATSSKECVNKTVCEFPIHLLSTEIFVVEVPTRDGIEHEEDDITLLTSTCKPRMQVYVIFPILVLILIVVCAFL, from the exons atggttaatGTACTAATGACAAATTCAAATACTATTTCATACTATAATGGACAGAAATACAACTCAATACTTGAGCtcgctg aaaaaggaaaaatgcaCGGCGCCAAAcgtgtattatttttttgtgtaatgaCTGCGATTCTCCCAACAATACTTATAATTATTCCTTTATACCTCAGACATCAAGTTTTCGCTGATGTTATTTACCCTGTAGCAGAATCTGACGTTTTAGTAATTACCGAAGGagtttcttctatattttgcGAATCATTAGGATTAAAAATGAATTCGACTTTTAATGCGTTTCAGTTACCGAACAAACCAAATAAAAGTGAGAAGGTCAAACATATTAg ACTAAAAAAATCGATGTCATTACCTGATGATACATTGGAATATTGGGGATTTTACCTATTGAAAGGATCTAAAGTCAAATTAAAG ataTGTTCTCGGTATGTCGGCGCTCGAATTTTAGTTGTAAGAGGAGACAAAAATTTGAACACGTGCAATATTATGAAGCAAAACGGAAAATACGGTGCCAAAATGGATGCAGATTCCAATAAAGTGATAGTATCTTATCAAAACGAAAAACCAGCAGATTTTGTAG gTATTATACCAAACAACGatttagaagaagaatataataaaGCGGAAGAAGATATGTCTGATGATAATAACGGATACGGGGATCTGTCGTTAACGAGAGTGAGAAGAAAGAAAAGCAGTCACGTGAATCAATATTATGAGGCTCAAGAAAACGACACTTATCAACAAATCGGACGTGTACCTAAATTAAGACATTCCAGAAAGCATTTGAAGGAATGGCAAAAGAAAATTGACAAACTCAGAAGGAATCTAGAAG aAAATTCAATCGATCGACAAAAGAGGGATATATCGGCTTTGGACGCTCACATAAAACACGGAGGTAACGCAAGGAACGCGTCCGGTTTGGACGTGGAAGAAAGCGAAATGAGCGTATCGAGTTTCGAAACTGAACTTCTAACTTGTTACGAtggtaaaattttattgtcgCGCAGTTTTCAACCGAGCCGAAATTGTAAAAACATCGAATATTTGGACGAAAGCAATCGGATGATAACCGAACACACGATCGCCTCGGACggatattattattacatattttattctGATAACGATATAACTATAAATATGATGCACGCCGTTTTCGATATATACAAAACCACTTACGGTTTCAAAAACGCCACCAGCAGTAAAGAATGCGTGAATAAAACCGTGTGCGAATTTCCAATACATCTGCTTTCCACGGAAATATTCGTAGTGGAAGTGCCCACTAGAGACGGGATCGAACACGAAGAAGACGACATCACCTTATTAACCAGTACCTGTAAACCTAGGATGCAGGTTTACGTTATTTTTCCTATTCTAGTATTGATTTTAATCGTGGTATGCGCGTTTTTGTGA
- the LOC130896409 gene encoding uncharacterized protein LOC130896409 isoform X2, whose translation MHGAKRVLFFCVMTAILPTILIIIPLYLRHQVFADVIYPVAESDVLVITEGVSSIFCESLGLKMNSTFNAFQLPNKPNKSEKVKHIRLKKSMSLPDDTLEYWGFYLLKGSKVKLKICSRYVGARILVVRGDKNLNTCNIMKQNGKYGAKMDADSNKVIVSYQNEKPADFVGIIPNNDLEEEYNKAEEDMSDDNNGYGDLSLTRVRRKKSSHVNQYYEAQENDTYQQIGRVPKLRHSRKHLKEWQKKIDKLRRNLEENSIDRQKRDISALDAHIKHGGNARNASGLDVEESEMSVSSFETELLTCYDGKILLSRSFQPSRNCKNIEYLDESNRMITEHTIASDGYYYYIFYSDNDITINMMHAVFDIYKTTYGFKNATSSKECVNKTVCEFPIHLLSTEIFVVEVPTRDGIEHEEDDITLLTSTCKPRMQVYVIFPILVLILIVVCAFL comes from the exons atgcaCGGCGCCAAAcgtgtattatttttttgtgtaatgaCTGCGATTCTCCCAACAATACTTATAATTATTCCTTTATACCTCAGACATCAAGTTTTCGCTGATGTTATTTACCCTGTAGCAGAATCTGACGTTTTAGTAATTACCGAAGGagtttcttctatattttgcGAATCATTAGGATTAAAAATGAATTCGACTTTTAATGCGTTTCAGTTACCGAACAAACCAAATAAAAGTGAGAAGGTCAAACATATTAg ACTAAAAAAATCGATGTCATTACCTGATGATACATTGGAATATTGGGGATTTTACCTATTGAAAGGATCTAAAGTCAAATTAAAG ataTGTTCTCGGTATGTCGGCGCTCGAATTTTAGTTGTAAGAGGAGACAAAAATTTGAACACGTGCAATATTATGAAGCAAAACGGAAAATACGGTGCCAAAATGGATGCAGATTCCAATAAAGTGATAGTATCTTATCAAAACGAAAAACCAGCAGATTTTGTAG gTATTATACCAAACAACGatttagaagaagaatataataaaGCGGAAGAAGATATGTCTGATGATAATAACGGATACGGGGATCTGTCGTTAACGAGAGTGAGAAGAAAGAAAAGCAGTCACGTGAATCAATATTATGAGGCTCAAGAAAACGACACTTATCAACAAATCGGACGTGTACCTAAATTAAGACATTCCAGAAAGCATTTGAAGGAATGGCAAAAGAAAATTGACAAACTCAGAAGGAATCTAGAAG aAAATTCAATCGATCGACAAAAGAGGGATATATCGGCTTTGGACGCTCACATAAAACACGGAGGTAACGCAAGGAACGCGTCCGGTTTGGACGTGGAAGAAAGCGAAATGAGCGTATCGAGTTTCGAAACTGAACTTCTAACTTGTTACGAtggtaaaattttattgtcgCGCAGTTTTCAACCGAGCCGAAATTGTAAAAACATCGAATATTTGGACGAAAGCAATCGGATGATAACCGAACACACGATCGCCTCGGACggatattattattacatattttattctGATAACGATATAACTATAAATATGATGCACGCCGTTTTCGATATATACAAAACCACTTACGGTTTCAAAAACGCCACCAGCAGTAAAGAATGCGTGAATAAAACCGTGTGCGAATTTCCAATACATCTGCTTTCCACGGAAATATTCGTAGTGGAAGTGCCCACTAGAGACGGGATCGAACACGAAGAAGACGACATCACCTTATTAACCAGTACCTGTAAACCTAGGATGCAGGTTTACGTTATTTTTCCTATTCTAGTATTGATTTTAATCGTGGTATGCGCGTTTTTGTGA
- the LOC130896590 gene encoding elongator complex protein 1 — MENIEELYCHLTEIELHKPTTEIYFDYSDDVVCQVHNNNLTIYQEGNIDDNIIQNYNIDVTDKVIYVKYLSIFNIVFLATENELILYDIENKTKLFTLSVENPIIEICWNPLETLLIVIHKNYEITSYVCSKYSIEFQNKSYLGANVPVPILSGWGSIYTQFQGPKKMKKNVVTQKDVQKAPTGPPKISWRGNGELFVVNYFSNNQRNIKVFDADLNALNQSEPYTNLQDVVAFMGKGQCIACVAKNEENIKLVIFEKNCKVKAEYDMPDIKGAVKKLLYHPQMNILTVSFVDKVQNSFINIYLYSNGRWFLKQQLYYPPKTRLHNFQWLNQQEILFTTCTLIVYTSRYIENRYFRFVINRSPNTAIVAVVDGKNINFSLFDKKILPPPYYYLNFENDIPVNRITFHPIRNICVAVDSYFYVKILYIEDEKIDEILRVKDYEFDLINFQSLNWHENRLEIILHSNDVNKTINNVDKEITVTIKTENPSAHLYLPYSDTNLILPYKKLDYNSRYIYITKHLIQDLTFEFALSSNRDLYVNDNLVCSGITSVYVFKNYLILTHSNSKLYCIRLQDYAIYTNDINLNTLFNREIERGGAILTCTDLTSPQIILQMPRGNLETISCKMITIDVIENMLKENKWSDVLHVLRIEKVNSNVLIDLNPDRFHDRIEDFVRAAKNNIILMNIVTEFNVNENCFKTFYQNYSPFLTPKLNYNKRSIIEDILNYLVSTDCVKNLSSIVAIQQKHVSLKSALKSIKDIYNIDRIENESICSKILKQLLLQEYFKDVENAAYNLFDIDFLSLVYRNSMEDPKVYEPEINYLRDMDVMERKFKMCVRGRNLSGAVKYLLRYPIADEESITNFIVRNHLEDVAYLSIENYHKHFKLVTVLYAKTLSVARRYNEAGMILKRAKLYGEALMEYKRGLEWREVVSLIKKLNYNTEDEVKLLKELAEDLVKVRRTDDAVILLETYIKDYKTAVNVLFEQNHFRKSICLAETYREYHFIGTQIIPKLLEYMSTVLEKIDNYSDLIDKFTARLEIVREERISKFQKASLGIYDDQDDLYSDTSSLISSSNSRSTSRSRGTSLSSRNRRKEERKKIDLKEGGFYEDIALIRTLHILYGEIMNLGEEVRELCLAGYGYDVELTTRLHKNLCELQDKIVEKIPKIWPEVFVKEDESTDVVVSAIIQNKQDLDPEFRSPPQTSQLKSWRLELFL, encoded by the exons ATGGAAAACATCGAAGAACTTTATTGTCATTTGACAGAAATTGAATTACACAAGCCAActacagaaatatattttgattattcagaCGATGTTGTTTGTCAAGTACACAACAACAATTTAACTATATACCAAGAAGGAAATATCGACgataatataatacaaaattacaatataGACGTAACCGATAAAGTGATATACGTTAAATATCTATCGATATTTAATATCGTTTTTTTGGCTACCGAAAATGAACTCATTCTATATGATATcgaaaacaaaactaaattgTTTACTTTATCTGTAGAAAATCCAATCATTGAAATATGTTGGAATCCTTTAGAAACGCTCCTCATtgtcatacataaaaattatgaaataacttCTTATGTTTGCTCCAAATACTCTatcgaatttcaaaataaatcgtATCTAGGTGCGAACGTTCCCGTTCCTATTCTCTCGGGATGGGGTTCAATTTACACACAATTCCAAGGaccgaaaaaaatgaaaaaaaacgttGTAACACAAAAAG ACGTTCAAAAGGCTCCTACGGGTCCGCCTAAAATTTCATGGAGAGGTAACGGGGAATTATTcgtagtaaattatttttcaaacaatcaaCGTAATATTAAAGTATTTGACGCCGATTTGAACGCATTGAATCAATCGGAACCATATACGAACCTACAAGACGTCGTGGCTTTTATGGGAAAAGGACAATGCATTGCTTGTGTcgcaaaaaatgaagaaaatatcaaattagtgatttttgaaaaaaattgtaaagttAAAGCCGAATATGACATGCCCGACATTAAG GGCGCGgtaaaaaagttactttatcATCCTCAAATGAATATATTGACTGTTTCGTTCGTCGATAAAGTACAAAACAGTTTTATAAACATCTATTTGTACTCGAACGGTAGATGGTTTTTGAAACAACAACTTTATTACCCGCCGAAAACACGTTTGCACAATTTCCAATGGTTAAATcaacaagaaattttatttacgaCGTGCACTTTAATAGTATACACGTCGCGTTACATCGAAAATCGTTATTTTCGATTCGTGATCAACAGAAGTCCGAATACCGCAATTGTGGCCGTCGTCGACggaaaaaacatcaatttcagTTTGTTCGATAAAAAAATCCTACCCCCGCCGTATTATTATCTCAATTTCGAAAACGATATCCCCGTAAACAGGATAACGTTTCACCCGATAAGAAATATTTGCGTCGCCGTCGATTCCTATTTCTacgtcaaaattttatatatagaagACGAAAAAATCGACGAGATCCTTCGCGTAAAAGATTACGAATTCGATTTAATCAATTTCCAATCGTTAAATTGGCACGAAAATCgattagaaataatattacaTAGCAACGATGTTAACAAAACGATTAATAACGTCGATAAAGAAATAACGGTTACGATAAAAACGGAAAATCCCAGCGCCCATCTCTATTTACCGTACAGCGATACCAACCTAATTTTACcgtataaaaaattggattacAACAGTCGCTATATATACATAACCAAACATTTAATACAAGATTTGACGTTCGAATTCGCCTTGTCGTCGAATCGAGATTTGTACGTCAACGATAACTTGGTGTGTTCCGGTATAACGTCGGTGTACGTGTTCAAGAATTACTTGATTCTGACGCATTCGAATTCGAAATTATACTGCATACGTTTACAAGATTACGCCATTTACACCAACGACATCAACTTAAATACCCTATTCAACAGGGAAATCGAACGGGGGGGCGCGATCTTAACTTGCACCGACCTGACGTCCCCTCAAATAATATTACAAATGCCCCGGGGTAACTTAGAAACAATAAGTTGCAAAATGATAACGATCGACGTTATCGAAAATATGTTGAAGGAAAACAAATGGTCCGACGTATTGCACGTACTTAGAATCGAAAAGGTCAATTCGAACGTACTAATCGATTTAAATCCCGATCGATTCCACGATCGTATCGAGGATTTCGTCAGAGCTGcgaaaaacaatataatattaatgaatatagtGACGGAATTTAACGTGAACGAAAATTGTTTTAAGacgttttatcaaaattattcccCGTTTTTAACGCCCAAATTGAATTATAACAAACGATCGATTATAGAAGACATATTGAATTATCTCGTATCTACCGATTGCGTTAAAAATTTATCGAGTATAGTGGCCATACAACAAAAACACGTTTCGTTAAAATCCGCTTTGAAATCGATTAAAGACATATACAATATCGATAGGATCGAAAACGAATCGATTTGTAGCAAAATATTGAAGCAGCTGTTGTTGCAAGAATATTTTAAAGACGTCGAAAACGCCGCCTACAATTTATTCGACATCGATTTTTTGTCGTTGGTTTACCGGAACAGTATGGAAGATCCGAAAGTCTACGAAccggaaataaattatttgagagATATGGACGTTATGGAGAGGAAGTTTAAGATGTGCGTGCGCGGTAGAAACCTCAGCGGGGCCGTTAAATATCTGTTGAGATACCCGATAGCCGACGAGGAATCGATAACGAATTTCATAGTTAGAAATCATTTGGAGGACGTTGCTTATTTGAGTATCGAAAATTACCATAAACATTTCAAGTTGGTGACCGTTTTGTACGCGAAAACTTTATCGGTGGCGAGGAGATACAACGAAGCGGGGATGATTTTGAAACGGGCCAAATTGTACGGGGAGGCTTTGATGGAATATAAAAGAGGATTGGAATGGCGGGAAGTTGTTagtcttattaaaaaattgaattacaatACCGAGGATGAGGTTAAATTGTTGAAGGAATTGGCCGAGGATTTGGTTAAAGTACGCAGAACCGACGACGCCGTTATATTGCTAGAAACTTATATAAAGGATTATAAGACGGCCGTGAACGTGTTATTCGAACAGAACCATTTCAGAAAATCGATTTGTTTGGCTGAAACTTATCGAGAATATCATTTTATAg GAACGCAAATAATACCGAAACTACTTGAATATATGTCGACGGTgttggaaaaaatcgataattattCTGATCTGATCGATAAATTTACGGCGCGATTGGAAATTGTGAGGGAAGAgagaatttcgaaatttcaaaaagcCTCTTTGGGTATATACGACGATCAGGACGATCTGTATTCGGATACGTCGAGTTTGATATCGTCTTCTAATTCAAGATCCACTTCCAGATCTAGAGG AACCTCGTTATCGTCGAGAAATCGTCGAAAagaagaaaggaaaaaaatcgATCTCAAAGAGGGAGGTTTTTACGAAGATATAGCTCTAATTAGAACTTTGCACATCTTGTACGGGGAAATTATGAATCTCGGCGAGGAAGTTAGAGAATTGTGTTTGGCGGGATACGGATACGACGTCGAATTAACTACTCGGTTACACAAGAATTTATGCGAATTGCAAGATAAGATTGTCGAGAAGATCCCCAAAATTTGGCCCGAGGTGTTTGTTAAAGAAGACGAATCGACCGACGTCGTAGTTTCCGCAattatacaaaacaaacaaGATTTGG ATCCAGAATTCCGTTCTCCCCCCCAAACGTCGCAACTTAAATCTTGGAGgttggaattatttttataa